One segment of Clostridium botulinum DNA contains the following:
- a CDS encoding carbohydrate ABC transporter permease, protein MKKSNIKKFDQIFTILMFVLPAIIPLIVFWIVPIFKSLFISFTDWDYISAEYSIVGLKNYRELFSNKLFYDALKNTSIFTLGTLLPTIAGGLSLALLLRSNFKTSAIYKAIIFSPWITPTVAISIVWSWIFEPNYGFANYILNLCNLPKLQWLQSSNTAMAGVIIVTVWKSIGWAMIFYLTALEKIPKDLYESASIDGADSLNKFKSITLPLISPTTFFLFVITTINSLQAYDQIQVLTQGGPSGSTRTLLYMYYQCAFENFNMGEATAIATVILFITLVLSLIQFVVSKRWVHY, encoded by the coding sequence ATGAAAAAGTCTAATATTAAAAAGTTTGATCAAATTTTTACTATACTTATGTTTGTATTGCCAGCTATTATTCCGCTTATAGTATTTTGGATAGTTCCAATTTTTAAATCATTATTTATAAGTTTTACAGATTGGGATTATATAAGTGCTGAATATAGTATTGTAGGTTTAAAAAATTATAGGGAGTTATTCTCTAATAAATTATTTTATGATGCATTAAAAAATACAAGTATATTTACATTAGGAACATTACTTCCAACAATAGCTGGTGGATTAAGTTTAGCATTATTGCTAAGATCAAACTTTAAAACTTCAGCAATATATAAAGCTATAATATTTTCTCCATGGATAACTCCTACAGTTGCAATTTCTATTGTATGGAGTTGGATATTTGAACCTAATTATGGATTTGCAAATTATATATTAAATCTATGTAATTTACCTAAATTACAATGGTTGCAAAGTTCTAATACTGCTATGGCTGGAGTAATTATTGTTACTGTTTGGAAAAGTATAGGATGGGCTATGATTTTTTATTTAACTGCACTAGAGAAAATACCTAAAGATTTATATGAATCAGCTTCAATTGACGGGGCTGATTCACTAAATAAATTTAAGAGTATAACATTACCTTTAATTTCACCTACTACATTTTTTCTATTTGTAATAACAACAATAAATTCTTTGCAGGCATATGATCAAATTCAAGTGTTGACTCAGGGAGGACCATCTGGAAGCACTAGAACATTATTATATATGTATTATCAATGTGCATTTGAAAATTTTAATATGGGAGAAGCTACTGCAATAGCAACAGTAATTTTATTTATAACTTTAGTATTATCATTAATTCAATTTGTTGTTTCAAAAAGGTGGGTACATTATTAG
- a CDS encoding carbohydrate ABC transporter permease, translating to MVEGKLYRDNEMDLECIKSNISKRKVNYKKIVANMIRYVFIILASVIAFFPFLWMVSSALKVKDEVFIFPPKLIPSNPQWNNFIDVFKEAQFGQYMFNSFFTSFIEVAFQVFTAAMIAYALTLLEFRGKRLLFGVIMAIYMLPSAVTYVPCYILLSNLNLIDTLSGLIVSNLVSIFGIFLLRQAFLQVNKSLIEAARIDGASHFKILWKIVFPITKPTFITLILINFVTYYNDYMYPSLILKSPEKFLISSGLRQFFIEGGAYGIKWPQIMAASTITILPLLILFVLAQKWFMKGIGDTGVKE from the coding sequence ATGGTAGAAGGAAAATTATATAGAGATAATGAGATGGATTTAGAATGTATTAAAAGTAATATTAGCAAAAGAAAAGTAAATTATAAAAAAATAGTAGCTAATATGATAAGATATGTTTTTATTATATTAGCAAGTGTAATAGCTTTCTTTCCATTTTTATGGATGGTATCAAGTGCATTAAAAGTAAAAGATGAAGTGTTTATTTTTCCACCCAAATTAATACCTTCTAATCCACAATGGAACAATTTCATAGATGTATTTAAGGAAGCTCAATTTGGACAATATATGTTTAATAGTTTTTTTACTTCTTTTATTGAAGTGGCATTTCAAGTATTTACAGCAGCGATGATAGCATATGCATTAACTTTATTAGAATTTAGAGGTAAAAGGTTGCTATTTGGAGTAATAATGGCAATATATATGTTACCATCAGCAGTTACATATGTTCCATGTTATATTTTACTTTCTAATTTAAATTTAATAGATACGCTTTCAGGTTTGATAGTAAGTAATTTAGTTAGTATATTTGGAATATTTTTATTAAGGCAAGCATTTTTGCAGGTTAATAAAAGTTTAATAGAGGCGGCAAGAATAGATGGAGCTTCTCATTTTAAAATATTATGGAAAATAGTATTTCCAATAACAAAACCAACTTTTATAACTTTAATTTTAATAAACTTTGTAACTTATTATAATGACTATATGTATCCATCTCTAATTTTAAAGAGTCCAGAAAAATTTTTAATTTCATCAGGACTTAGACAATTTTTTATTGAAGGAGGAGCATATGGAATAAAATGGCCACAAATAATGGCAGCAAGCACAATAACAATACTTCCATTATTAATATTGTTTGTACTTGCTCAAAAGTGGTTTATGAAAGGAATTGGCGATACTGGTGTAAAAGAATAG
- a CDS encoding DMT family transporter, whose translation MNFNNNYKKGVGCGIISAISWGADTVLMGFILAMTPFIENEQAIILAPIITAFLHDSFSAIWTFIYLGLRKKLCDFFRAIKTKSALWVALAALLGGPIGMSGYLLSVKYIGPSYTAIISSLYPAIGAVLATIILKEKINKSAWIGLVAAILGVSILGYTSTTSTANPVGFIFAIICAFGWGSECVVCAYGMKGNEVTSEFALQIRQITSAIVYGLIIVPIVGGIGLSFNIFKYSAIFWIAGTALAATVSYLFYYTAIYKIGATRAMGVNITYVVWSIVFDAIFLGNKINALTILSSILVIIGVYFIAKEPEEEIKKLKFVEVE comes from the coding sequence ATGAATTTTAATAATAATTATAAAAAAGGAGTAGGCTGTGGAATTATTTCAGCTATATCATGGGGGGCTGATACTGTTCTAATGGGATTTATATTAGCAATGACACCATTTATAGAAAATGAGCAAGCTATAATACTTGCACCTATAATAACAGCCTTTTTACATGATAGTTTTTCTGCGATATGGACATTTATATATCTTGGATTAAGAAAAAAGTTATGTGACTTTTTTAGAGCAATTAAAACAAAGAGTGCTTTATGGGTTGCTCTTGCAGCATTACTTGGCGGACCTATTGGTATGAGTGGATATTTGTTATCTGTTAAATACATAGGACCATCTTATACAGCTATTATTTCGTCATTGTATCCTGCAATTGGAGCAGTACTTGCTACTATAATTCTAAAAGAAAAAATTAATAAAAGTGCATGGATTGGGTTAGTAGCAGCTATATTAGGTGTATCTATACTTGGGTATACATCTACAACAAGTACTGCAAATCCTGTAGGTTTTATTTTTGCAATAATTTGTGCGTTTGGTTGGGGAAGTGAATGCGTAGTGTGTGCATACGGAATGAAAGGGAATGAAGTGACTTCAGAATTTGCTTTGCAAATAAGGCAAATTACTTCAGCTATTGTATATGGATTAATTATTGTTCCAATAGTAGGAGGTATAGGACTTAGCTTTAATATTTTTAAGTATAGCGCAATATTTTGGATTGCAGGAACAGCATTAGCAGCTACTGTATCATATTTATTTTACTATACAGCAATATATAAGATTGGAGCAACTAGGGCTATGGGAGTAAATATAACATATGTTGTTTGGTCAATTGTATTTGATGCTATATTCTTAGGAAATAAAATAAATGCGTTAACTATCTTAAGTAGTATTTTAGTTATAATAGGAGTTTATTTTATTGCAAAAGAGCCTGAAGAAGAAATAAAAAAATTAAAATTTGTAGAAGTAGAATAA
- a CDS encoding Cof-type HAD-IIB family hydrolase — protein MIKLIVSDMDGTLLNSEHKISKENLEAIKRAEEKGVHFAIATGRAYQDVKPFIDECDLECQCILMNGAEYRDENGKILENIYIDKEKTKRILEVLKSGGFSVELYTDKGIYTTDTKEEAYQGMIYRVKSFDPHLSEEEVLENAKVHPHLLNLKYIDDINKFLESEINIAKVIAFYDDVDVIKKLKFDIEKIEGLIVASTFATNVEINNIEAQKGLILSKTIEKMGISKDEVIVLGDSFNDYSLFTEFPKSFAMENAVPEIKEIAKYITDTNDNSGVAKAIYKAINEEI, from the coding sequence GTGATAAAATTAATAGTTTCTGATATGGATGGAACACTTTTAAATAGTGAACATAAGATATCAAAAGAAAATTTAGAGGCAATAAAAAGAGCAGAGGAAAAAGGTGTGCATTTTGCAATAGCTACGGGTAGAGCATATCAAGATGTAAAGCCTTTTATTGATGAATGTGACTTAGAATGTCAATGTATACTTATGAATGGTGCAGAGTATCGAGATGAAAATGGAAAAATATTAGAAAATATTTATATTGATAAAGAAAAGACAAAAAGAATTCTAGAAGTTTTAAAGAGTGGTGGATTTAGTGTTGAATTGTATACAGATAAAGGAATATATACAACGGACACCAAAGAAGAAGCATATCAAGGAATGATATATAGAGTTAAAAGTTTTGACCCACACTTATCAGAAGAAGAGGTATTAGAGAATGCTAAAGTGCATCCACATCTTTTAAATTTAAAGTATATAGATGATATAAATAAATTTTTAGAAAGTGAAATAAATATAGCTAAAGTGATTGCTTTTTATGATGATGTAGATGTAATTAAAAAATTAAAATTTGATATAGAAAAGATAGAAGGATTAATTGTAGCATCAACTTTTGCAACTAACGTAGAAATTAATAATATAGAAGCACAAAAAGGACTTATATTATCTAAAACTATTGAAAAGATGGGAATAAGTAAAGATGAAGTTATAGTTCTAGGGGATAGTTTTAATGATTATTCATTATTTACTGAATTTCCAAAATCTTTTGCTATGGAAAATGCTGTGCCAGAAATAAAAGAAATAGCTAAATACATTACTGATACTAATGATAATTCAGGAGTAGCTAAAGCTATTTATAAAGCAATAAATGAAGAAATTTAA
- a CDS encoding glycosyltransferase family 2 protein gives MIKNDNNLNDNIKNSEVLISIIMPIYKAEDYLNNSITSILNQTLENFELILVDDGSPDNSGKICDELALNDNRIKVIHKENGGASTARNAGLDIAQGEFIAFVDSDDWIEPNMFETLFNLAKEHNADISQCNYIKVENEDEKIINDDKEIIISFNNIESLNNLYNEMYVSTVVLWNKIYKKSLFNKIRFPNMRIFEDEAIMYKLLFESKKLVYTNKKLYYYRNTPDSIMNAKFDKKRLCMLDVFDEKVEFMSKLNTEHLYAKTLKWYMWSIIDLYYGCINNISDDYETINLIKSKAIDVSKKYSNSPSHEFKWIILFSLFNKTPKLYKTVMNILN, from the coding sequence ATGATTAAAAATGATAACAACTTAAATGACAATATTAAAAACTCTGAAGTTTTAATAAGTATTATTATGCCAATATATAAAGCTGAAGATTACTTAAATAACTCTATCACAAGTATATTAAATCAAACTTTAGAAAACTTTGAATTAATATTAGTAGATGATGGTTCCCCTGACAACAGCGGAAAAATTTGTGATGAACTAGCTCTAAATGATAATAGAATAAAAGTTATTCACAAAGAAAATGGTGGTGCTAGTACTGCTAGAAACGCTGGTTTAGATATAGCGCAAGGTGAGTTTATAGCTTTTGTTGATAGCGATGATTGGATTGAACCTAATATGTTTGAAACACTATTTAATTTAGCAAAAGAACATAATGCAGATATTTCACAATGCAATTATATAAAAGTAGAAAATGAAGATGAAAAAATTATAAATGATGATAAAGAAATAATAATATCTTTCAATAATATAGAGTCATTAAATAATTTATATAATGAAATGTATGTTTCAACAGTGGTACTTTGGAATAAAATTTATAAAAAATCATTATTTAATAAAATAAGATTTCCTAATATGAGAATATTTGAAGATGAAGCTATAATGTATAAATTATTATTTGAATCTAAAAAATTAGTATATACAAATAAAAAATTATACTACTATAGGAATACTCCGGATAGTATAATGAACGCTAAATTTGATAAAAAAAGATTATGTATGTTAGATGTTTTTGATGAAAAAGTAGAATTCATGAGTAAGCTAAATACTGAACACTTATATGCTAAAACTTTAAAATGGTATATGTGGTCAATCATAGACCTTTACTATGGATGTATAAATAATATTTCAGACGATTATGAAACAATAAACTTAATCAAAAGTAAAGCTATAGATGTATCAAAAAAATACTCCAATAGCCCTAGCCACGAATTTAAGTGGATTATCCTATTCTCACTATTCAACAAAACACCAAAACTTTATAAAACTGTAATGAATATATTGAATTAA
- a CDS encoding ABC transporter substrate-binding protein encodes MNRMLKKGFVIGLALTISIGLISCKTGKSKETLGSNGKIKVEYWYGLGGKLGKNMDNIINDFNNSQDKYEVKGISQEDYDATFKNLQAAIAAKKTPALVVLEPDKGAILNNKGALADISNYTAEDSNFNSDNYIKSFFESCKKDNKLYAFPMFGTTQVLYYNKKEFENAGISKDSLNTWSKIAEASKKVIKKDGDETKFYGWEPMWGADNLIDASLSNGGSILSEDGSKVLINSPEWIEVWENFRMWIHDDKIMKINSSGQGWEYWYSTIDDVMQDRAGGYTGSSGDQGDLDFEKLGAIEQPAFKEGKEAKPIAEARLLVIPKLANEEAKKGAYEFIKYFTSPEVNAKWSIASGYIPVNKAACNTDAFKEYVEKNPQALVPITQALHASKSFIDPTNGKIYDALKVAADKVELENISAKEALDEAEKIAQSELDKTLKK; translated from the coding sequence ATGAATAGGATGTTAAAAAAGGGTTTTGTAATTGGGTTAGCTTTAACGATTTCTATAGGATTAATTTCATGCAAGACAGGAAAAAGTAAAGAAACCTTAGGTAGTAATGGAAAAATTAAAGTTGAATATTGGTATGGTCTTGGAGGAAAGCTTGGGAAAAATATGGACAATATAATAAATGATTTTAATAATTCTCAAGATAAGTATGAAGTTAAAGGGATTTCACAAGAAGATTATGATGCAACTTTTAAAAATTTACAAGCAGCTATTGCAGCTAAAAAGACACCAGCTCTTGTAGTTTTAGAACCAGATAAAGGTGCTATATTAAATAATAAAGGTGCACTTGCAGATATAAGTAATTATACAGCAGAGGACAGTAATTTTAATAGCGATAATTACATAAAATCATTTTTTGAGTCATGTAAAAAAGATAATAAGCTATATGCATTTCCTATGTTTGGAACAACACAAGTTTTATATTATAACAAGAAGGAATTTGAAAATGCAGGGATATCTAAAGATTCATTAAACACTTGGAGTAAAATTGCAGAAGCAAGTAAAAAAGTAATTAAAAAGGACGGTGATGAAACTAAATTTTATGGTTGGGAACCTATGTGGGGAGCTGATAATTTAATTGATGCTTCATTAAGTAATGGTGGAAGTATTTTAAGTGAAGATGGTAGCAAAGTGTTAATAAATTCACCAGAGTGGATAGAAGTTTGGGAAAATTTTAGAATGTGGATACATGATGATAAAATCATGAAAATTAATTCAAGTGGACAAGGATGGGAATACTGGTATTCAACAATTGATGATGTTATGCAAGATAGAGCAGGGGGATATACAGGATCATCAGGGGATCAAGGAGATTTAGATTTTGAAAAGTTAGGGGCTATTGAACAACCTGCATTTAAAGAGGGAAAGGAAGCAAAACCAATTGCGGAAGCAAGACTTTTAGTAATTCCAAAGTTAGCGAATGAAGAAGCAAAAAAGGGAGCGTATGAATTCATTAAATACTTCACAAGTCCAGAAGTTAATGCAAAATGGTCAATAGCTTCAGGTTATATTCCTGTTAATAAAGCAGCATGTAATACCGATGCATTTAAGGAATATGTGGAAAAAAATCCGCAAGCACTTGTTCCAATAACACAAGCATTGCATGCAAGTAAATCATTTATTGATCCGACTAATGGAAAAATATATGATGCTTTAAAAGTTGCAGCAGATAAGGTTGAATTGGAAAATATATCAGCAAAAGAAGCTTTAGATGAAGCTGAAAAAATAGCACAATCAGAATTAGATAAAACTTTAAAAAAGTAA
- a CDS encoding sensor domain-containing diguanylate cyclase, translating to MNIKKKSIILAVFLSTIPVFITMSIYITKFSERSIELIKENVILAAKDQSTHLENFFDQRLINLNVISNMPITHDFLYDFNNNILNKSEEIKFKRDIIVEILKSRQHEQSYLVKTSLISKDNTIIASSDSNSIGNKAAFDDKAIAKFNNKETIITDIIEYEGMNNGEKSAMVAIPIFFDDSYQGVIASIINMSYFEEIVNEVRFFNTGKIIVMDSKGTVAATISEYLNEDIYNIDKPNTLKDVWRKMEYEDDSYGLIEYTIDNIDKVGYFYRIPNSNWVVLSGVEWSEFTDPLNESIIIMIFMSIIICILVAISYILIINFFSKPIYGLLNSIREIKKGNYKSRFIYNVKDEFGEISQAFNELMDEILKNKMKLKLSEESYRVIMEQTDDIIFEWDINKDRISYSDNWNHKFNYRPVIKGKDLDTLNIIYEEDKEKFNEIIEEIRSTNEYRECEVRLRKNYSGEYIWCKFRINVILDDKNCPIKVIGVITDIDHEKRENEKLLFKAQRDSLTEIYNKITSQDMIEECINNSVEGDKHVLFIIDVDDFKSINDTLGHLTGDSVLKDISIKITEIFNENSIIGRIGGDEFIVFLKNIESENCIHKKAEQLVKGFRESYTGKVDRYKVSGSIGIARYPENGITFEELFSNADKALYCAKKQGKDTYYIWKV from the coding sequence ATGAATATAAAAAAGAAATCTATTATTTTAGCAGTATTTTTATCTACAATTCCTGTTTTTATTACAATGAGCATATATATCACAAAATTTAGTGAAAGATCTATTGAATTAATTAAAGAAAATGTAATTTTAGCTGCTAAAGATCAATCAACTCATTTAGAAAATTTTTTTGATCAGAGATTAATTAATCTTAATGTTATTTCAAATATGCCAATAACCCATGATTTTTTATATGATTTCAATAATAATATTTTAAATAAATCTGAGGAAATAAAATTTAAAAGAGATATTATAGTAGAGATTTTGAAGTCAAGGCAACATGAGCAATCATATTTGGTAAAAACATCATTAATTAGTAAAGATAATACTATAATAGCATCAAGCGATAGTAACAGTATTGGTAATAAAGCTGCTTTTGATGATAAGGCCATAGCAAAATTTAATAATAAAGAAACTATTATAACTGATATTATAGAATATGAGGGAATGAATAATGGAGAAAAAAGCGCAATGGTAGCAATACCTATATTTTTTGATGATTCTTATCAAGGTGTTATAGCAAGTATTATTAATATGAGTTACTTTGAAGAGATTGTTAATGAGGTACGATTTTTTAATACTGGTAAAATTATAGTTATGGACAGTAAAGGGACTGTGGCTGCAACTATAAGTGAATATTTAAATGAAGATATATATAATATAGATAAACCTAATACTCTAAAAGATGTTTGGAGGAAAATGGAGTATGAAGATGATTCATATGGTCTGATTGAATATACTATTGATAATATTGATAAAGTAGGATATTTTTATAGAATACCTAATTCAAATTGGGTAGTTTTAAGTGGTGTTGAATGGTCAGAATTTACAGATCCACTTAATGAAAGCATTATTATTATGATTTTTATGTCTATAATAATATGTATTTTAGTAGCAATATCATATATTCTTATTATTAATTTTTTCTCTAAACCTATTTACGGATTATTAAATTCAATAAGAGAGATTAAAAAGGGAAATTATAAAAGTAGATTTATATATAATGTAAAAGATGAATTTGGAGAGATATCTCAAGCGTTTAACGAATTAATGGATGAAATTTTAAAGAATAAGATGAAACTTAAATTAAGTGAGGAAAGTTATAGAGTTATAATGGAACAAACTGATGACATTATATTTGAGTGGGATATAAATAAAGACAGAATAAGTTATTCTGATAATTGGAATCATAAATTTAATTATAGACCTGTTATTAAGGGAAAAGATTTAGATACACTAAATATTATTTATGAAGAAGATAAAGAAAAGTTTAATGAAATAATTGAGGAAATAAGAAGTACTAATGAATATAGGGAATGTGAAGTTCGGTTAAGAAAAAATTATAGTGGAGAATATATATGGTGTAAATTTAGAATTAATGTAATTTTAGATGATAAAAATTGCCCAATAAAAGTAATTGGAGTTATAACTGATATAGATCATGAAAAAAGAGAAAATGAAAAGTTATTATTTAAAGCTCAAAGGGATAGTTTAACAGAAATTTATAATAAAATAACATCTCAAGATATGATTGAAGAATGTATAAATAATAGTGTAGAAGGGGATAAGCATGTATTATTTATCATTGATGTTGATGATTTTAAATCTATAAATGATACTTTAGGACATTTAACAGGGGATTCTGTTTTAAAAGATATTTCAATTAAAATAACAGAAATATTTAATGAAAATTCAATAATAGGAAGAATTGGTGGAGATGAGTTCATTGTATTTCTGAAAAATATTGAATCTGAGAATTGTATACATAAAAAAGCTGAACAATTAGTTAAAGGCTTTAGAGAAAGTTATACTGGAAAAGTTGATAGATATAAAGTGTCAGGAAGTATAGGAATTGCTAGATATCCTGAAAATGGTATTACGTTTGAGGAGTTATTTTCAAATGCAGATAAAGCGCTATACTGTGCTAAAAAACAAGGAAAAGATACGTATTATATATGGAAGGTATAG
- a CDS encoding glycosyltransferase family 2 protein, translating to MFKVSIITPVYNVEECIEKSIKSVINQTCKEFEFLLIDDGSKDRSIEIAKSLLEGSDINFKIITQENAGVSCARNRGINIASGEYITFLDSDDYIDSRFVELMYEKAKQTECDVVFCDYSEVDSNGNVLVKNRTNYLNDFISGKEAALLQLKDEITIGMRSAIYKTSIIKSNDLLFDTNRKYGEDMVFVVKALLYSNKVISVNEILAFYVIWGNSVTQNVSLKHLDCYYSYIDLLNYVKKDNNLKEIENFLSEFKIQYSIAHVFSILGKDKNFHDDLFKFLNENDVKSYLKHYKIQKFDKNNIRYLIQCSGMRFCPKLLINVLNKMR from the coding sequence TTGTTTAAAGTATCTATAATTACTCCTGTTTATAATGTAGAAGAGTGTATTGAAAAAAGTATAAAATCTGTTATAAATCAAACTTGCAAGGAGTTTGAATTTTTGCTTATAGATGATGGATCAAAAGATAGAAGTATTGAAATAGCAAAATCATTATTAGAAGGATCAGATATAAACTTTAAGATTATAACTCAAGAAAATGCAGGGGTCAGTTGTGCTAGAAATAGAGGAATAAATATAGCTAGTGGGGAGTATATAACATTTTTAGATAGTGATGATTATATTGATTCTAGATTTGTTGAGCTTATGTATGAAAAAGCAAAACAAACTGAATGTGATGTTGTATTTTGTGACTATAGTGAAGTAGATAGCAATGGAAATGTATTAGTTAAAAATAGAACTAATTATTTAAATGATTTCATATCTGGTAAGGAAGCAGCCCTTTTGCAGTTAAAGGATGAAATAACTATAGGAATGAGAAGTGCCATATATAAAACTTCTATTATTAAAAGTAATGATTTATTATTTGATACTAATAGAAAATATGGAGAAGATATGGTGTTTGTAGTAAAAGCGTTACTATATTCAAATAAAGTTATAAGTGTGAATGAAATACTAGCTTTTTATGTAATATGGGGTAACTCTGTAACACAAAATGTATCCTTAAAACATCTTGATTGCTATTATTCATATATAGATTTATTAAATTATGTAAAAAAGGATAACAATTTAAAAGAAATAGAGAACTTTTTATCAGAATTTAAAATACAATACTCAATAGCTCACGTTTTTTCGATTTTAGGTAAAGATAAGAATTTTCATGATGATTTATTTAAATTTTTAAATGAAAATGATGTTAAGTCATATTTAAAACATTATAAAATTCAAAAGTTTGATAAAAATAATATAAGATACTTAATTCAATGTAGTGGCATGAGATTTTGTCCAAAGCTACTAATAAATGTATTAAATAAAATGAGGTAA
- a CDS encoding LicD family protein, producing MSNIDDISKENYQNKNNDEEYENLSLKDAQMLMVSILKDVHNICEKHGLKYFLDAGTLLGAVRHKGFIPWDDDMDIGMLRDDYEKFLRIAKEELPSHLFLQTFESDKYYDIYQVPCKVRYNGTVLIEKAIGENEKMHNGVYIDIFPYDSLPKHNFVYKIQRSISGNILKSFVRLRDIPEKLTLKNKITFSFYKIITKIFTAKRRRKFFGALVKWNDKNSKYMGYGVDTAWSEYVYKKDDYFDLIKLEFEGENFYGPKNADAILTELYGDYMTLPKEEERVWHAKEIKKLKNI from the coding sequence ATGAGTAATATAGATGATATATCAAAAGAAAATTATCAAAATAAAAATAATGATGAAGAATATGAAAATTTAAGTTTAAAAGACGCTCAAATGTTGATGGTTAGTATTTTAAAAGATGTTCATAATATATGTGAAAAACATGGATTAAAGTATTTTTTAGATGCAGGAACTTTATTAGGGGCAGTTAGGCATAAGGGATTTATTCCATGGGATGATGATATGGATATTGGAATGCTTAGGGATGATTATGAAAAGTTTTTAAGAATAGCTAAGGAAGAGTTACCTAGCCATTTATTTTTACAAACATTTGAAAGTGATAAATATTATGATATTTACCAAGTACCTTGTAAGGTTAGATATAATGGTACTGTACTTATTGAAAAAGCAATTGGTGAAAATGAAAAAATGCATAATGGTGTGTATATAGATATATTCCCTTATGATAGTTTACCAAAACATAATTTTGTTTATAAGATTCAAAGATCAATAAGCGGAAATATATTAAAAAGTTTTGTTAGATTGAGAGATATTCCTGAAAAATTAACTTTAAAAAATAAAATTACATTTTCTTTTTATAAAATAATAACAAAAATATTTACAGCTAAAAGAAGAAGAAAGTTTTTTGGAGCTTTAGTTAAATGGAATGATAAAAATTCTAAATACATGGGATATGGTGTTGATACTGCATGGAGTGAATATGTTTATAAAAAAGATGATTATTTTGATTTGATTAAATTAGAATTTGAAGGTGAAAATTTTTATGGACCTAAAAATGCAGACGCAATTTTGACTGAGCTTTATGGTGATTATATGACATTACCTAAAGAAGAAGAAAGAGTATGGCATGCAAAAGAAATAAAAAAACTTAAGAATATTTAA